One region of Terriglobales bacterium genomic DNA includes:
- the asnS gene encoding asparagine--tRNA ligase, which translates to MQTQTEAPVTSISQIGKHEGESVTIQGWLYNLRESGKLLFPQFRDGSGVIQGVVAKNAAPEAFERLKGLTQESSVVVTGKVRADKRAPGGYELDVTDVRVIQRVPDDDPYPISLKEHGVDFLMEHRHLWVRTPRQAAILRIRAEIIKAARDFFDERGFTLTDPPILTPAACEGTTTLFPVDYFDEQAYLTQSGQLYIEATAMALGKVYSFGPTFRAEKSKTRRHLTEFWMVEPEVAYLELDGLMDLAEQFISFIVARVLERRRPDLALTGRDIAKLETVKAPFPRITYDEAVKLLQEGFAKGALETKFEWGGDFGSPDETYISGQFDRPVMIHRYPAQVKAFYMEPDPQRPELALCVDVLAPEGYGEIIGGSQRMASHELLLKRIHEHNLPESAFKWYLDLRKYGGVPHAGFGMGIERAVAWICGLEHVRETIPFPRMLHKIYP; encoded by the coding sequence ATGCAAACGCAAACTGAAGCGCCGGTCACCAGCATCAGCCAGATCGGAAAGCACGAGGGCGAGTCCGTCACCATTCAGGGCTGGCTGTACAACCTGCGCGAAAGCGGGAAGCTGCTTTTTCCGCAGTTTCGCGACGGCTCGGGCGTGATCCAGGGCGTGGTAGCGAAGAACGCCGCGCCGGAAGCCTTTGAGCGGCTGAAGGGGCTCACGCAGGAGTCGAGCGTGGTGGTGACCGGTAAAGTTCGCGCCGACAAGCGCGCGCCCGGCGGCTACGAGCTCGACGTGACCGATGTGCGCGTCATTCAGCGCGTGCCCGATGACGATCCGTATCCGATTTCGCTCAAAGAGCACGGCGTCGACTTCCTCATGGAGCACCGCCACCTGTGGGTGCGCACGCCGCGGCAGGCGGCCATCCTGCGGATTCGCGCCGAGATCATCAAGGCGGCGCGCGACTTTTTCGACGAGCGCGGTTTCACGCTCACCGATCCGCCCATCCTCACACCGGCGGCGTGCGAGGGCACGACCACGCTGTTCCCGGTGGACTACTTCGACGAGCAGGCCTACCTGACCCAGTCGGGCCAGCTCTACATCGAGGCCACGGCGATGGCGCTCGGCAAGGTGTACTCGTTCGGGCCCACGTTCCGCGCGGAAAAATCGAAGACGCGCCGCCACCTCACCGAGTTCTGGATGGTCGAGCCGGAAGTCGCGTATCTCGAGCTCGACGGCCTCATGGACCTGGCCGAGCAGTTCATCAGCTTCATCGTCGCCCGCGTGCTGGAGCGCCGGAGGCCGGACCTGGCGCTGACCGGGCGCGACATCGCGAAGCTGGAGACGGTAAAGGCGCCGTTCCCGCGCATCACCTACGACGAGGCGGTAAAACTCCTGCAGGAAGGCTTCGCCAAGGGCGCCCTGGAAACCAAGTTCGAGTGGGGCGGCGACTTCGGCTCGCCCGACGAAACCTACATCTCAGGCCAGTTCGATCGCCCCGTCATGATTCATCGTTATCCGGCGCAGGTGAAGGCGTTTTACATGGAGCCTGACCCGCAGCGTCCGGAGCTGGCGCTGTGCGTGGACGTGCTGGCCCCGGAGGGATACGGCGAGATCATCGGCGGATCGCAGCGCATGGCGTCGCACGAGCTGCTGCTGAAGCGCATCCACGAGCACAACCTGCCGGAGTCGGCGTTCAAGTGGTATCTGGACCTGCGCAAGTACGGCGGCGTGCCGCACGCCGGCTTCGGCATGGGCATCGAACGCGCCGTGGCGTGGATTTGCGGCCTGGAGCACGTGCGGGAGACGATTCCGTTTCCCAGGATGCTGCACAAAATTTATCCGTAG
- a CDS encoding trypsin-like peptidase domain-containing protein — protein sequence MKSIRPLLFAMALVGVFYWVTNRPVTRSTSGGSTPSWVTPPADIEVGHAAAPVALDSDEQNNVDVYRRVVPSVVNVTSKAVAWDFFYGPVPEEGQGSGFIIDKEGHILTNFHVISLNPRQIEVTLHDQKKYKAAVVGYDRTNDLALLQINAKDLPAIPIGDSANLLVGQKVYAIGNPFGLNGTMTRGIISSIRSVRSPSGAVIDKAIQTDAAINPGNSGGPLLNSKGEVIGINTFIATGQGGVEQSAGVGFAIPITSAKVFVEDLRQYGHVRRPSLGVRALPIGPELADEMGLAADSGLLIIYVTPGSSAERAGLRGGNKRAYLGNMEIMLGGDLIVAIDDKEMRSLQDYNDMMNRHRTGDTVTVTVFRGKQKMTFKVVLGEAQQTA from the coding sequence ATGAAGAGCATACGACCGTTGCTTTTTGCGATGGCGCTGGTGGGCGTCTTCTACTGGGTCACGAACCGGCCGGTGACGCGTTCGACCTCGGGCGGGAGCACTCCGTCGTGGGTGACGCCGCCGGCGGACATCGAAGTGGGCCACGCGGCGGCGCCCGTCGCGCTGGATTCGGATGAACAGAACAACGTGGATGTGTACCGGCGCGTGGTGCCGTCAGTGGTCAACGTCACGTCGAAAGCGGTGGCGTGGGACTTCTTCTACGGCCCGGTGCCGGAAGAAGGGCAGGGTTCCGGTTTCATCATCGACAAGGAAGGGCACATCCTGACGAACTTCCACGTGATCTCGCTCAACCCGCGGCAGATCGAGGTCACGTTGCACGACCAGAAAAAGTACAAGGCGGCAGTGGTCGGCTACGACCGCACCAACGACCTGGCGCTGCTGCAGATCAATGCCAAGGACCTGCCGGCAATCCCGATCGGAGATTCCGCCAACCTGCTGGTCGGACAGAAGGTGTATGCCATCGGCAATCCCTTCGGGCTGAACGGGACGATGACGCGCGGCATCATCAGCTCGATCCGATCGGTGCGCTCGCCGAGCGGCGCCGTGATCGATAAGGCGATCCAGACGGACGCCGCAATCAACCCCGGAAACTCCGGCGGGCCGCTGCTGAACTCCAAGGGCGAGGTGATCGGGATCAACACGTTCATCGCCACCGGACAGGGCGGGGTGGAGCAGAGCGCGGGCGTCGGCTTTGCCATTCCCATCACCAGCGCCAAGGTGTTCGTGGAAGATTTGCGGCAGTACGGACACGTGCGCCGTCCCTCGCTGGGCGTGCGCGCGCTGCCCATCGGGCCGGAACTGGCCGACGAGATGGGCCTGGCGGCCGATTCCGGGCTGCTGATCATCTACGTGACGCCCGGCAGCAGCGCCGAGCGCGCCGGCCTGCGCGGCGGCAACAAGCGAGCCTACCTCGGCAACATGGAGATCATGCTGGGCGGCGACCTGATCGTGGCCATCGACGACAAGGAGATGCGCAGCCTGCAGGACTACAACGACATGATGAACCGCCATCGCACCGGCGACACCGTTACCGTGACCGTCTTCCGCGGCAAGCAGAAGATGACCTTCAAGGTCGTGCTCGGCGAAGCCCAGCAGACGGCGTAA
- the coaE gene encoding dephospho-CoA kinase (Dephospho-CoA kinase (CoaE) performs the final step in coenzyme A biosynthesis.) has translation MLRVGLTGGVACGKSTVAEMFARRGVHVARADEIAHQVMQPGQPAYEEVVRRFGRGILQPDGLISRPLLAATVFTPAADGSTRVAELNAIVHPEVIARQDEWMRQVGEREPGAIAMVEAALILEAGVAGRFDKLVVVTCRPEQKVERFARRTGMPLEAARVEVERICAAQLPDSEKIRAADYVIHNCGTPADAEAQAEKVLEQLRGLTRAAPR, from the coding sequence TTGCTGCGCGTTGGCCTGACCGGCGGCGTGGCGTGCGGCAAGAGCACCGTGGCGGAGATGTTCGCGCGCCGCGGCGTGCACGTGGCGCGGGCCGATGAAATCGCGCACCAGGTGATGCAGCCCGGGCAGCCGGCCTACGAGGAAGTGGTGCGGCGCTTCGGGCGGGGCATTCTCCAGCCGGATGGCCTGATCAGCCGGCCATTGCTGGCCGCCACGGTGTTCACTCCCGCGGCCGACGGCAGCACGCGTGTCGCGGAGCTGAATGCGATCGTGCATCCGGAGGTGATCGCGCGCCAGGACGAGTGGATGCGCCAGGTGGGCGAGCGCGAGCCCGGCGCGATTGCGATGGTGGAGGCGGCGCTGATCCTGGAGGCGGGCGTCGCGGGGCGCTTCGACAAGCTGGTTGTCGTCACCTGCCGGCCGGAGCAGAAGGTGGAGCGCTTTGCGCGACGCACCGGAATGCCGCTGGAAGCGGCGCGAGTGGAAGTGGAGCGCATCTGCGCGGCACAGTTGCCCGATTCGGAAAAGATCCGCGCGGCCGACTACGTAATCCATAACTGCGGCACGCCGGCCGATGCGGAAGCGCAGGCCGAAAAAGTGCTCGAACAGCTGCGCGGGCTGACGAGGGCTGCACCCCGATAA
- a CDS encoding RDD family protein: MSTPTPAVVAPELSLGGYLSQPGDLEGVGFWPRVGARLIDTFVLACVSSMTAFVFTVVAVAAAAANHQSATAVGQKLGTVSFTGLGFGLLGDIAYHTICEGLHGSTVGKRLLGMVVVQEDASPCRVWPAALRSLAYYIDSLFFGVVGYFAMQKTLKQQRHGDAWAHTVVCKRTALPAETLRSGGRFFGAILLAFAAEALVILASLLIKLASQPRP; the protein is encoded by the coding sequence ATGTCAACTCCCACTCCTGCCGTCGTGGCGCCCGAGCTTTCGCTGGGCGGCTATCTCTCTCAACCGGGCGACCTCGAAGGCGTAGGGTTCTGGCCGCGCGTCGGGGCACGTCTGATCGATACCTTCGTGCTCGCCTGTGTCAGCTCTATGACCGCATTCGTGTTCACGGTTGTCGCGGTGGCCGCCGCCGCTGCCAATCACCAATCCGCCACGGCTGTCGGGCAGAAGCTGGGCACGGTCTCATTTACGGGGCTCGGGTTTGGGCTACTTGGTGATATTGCCTACCACACTATTTGCGAAGGCCTGCACGGCAGCACGGTTGGCAAGCGCCTGCTGGGAATGGTTGTCGTGCAGGAAGACGCTTCGCCCTGCCGCGTGTGGCCGGCGGCTCTCCGATCGCTTGCCTACTACATCGACTCACTCTTTTTCGGTGTAGTCGGCTACTTCGCGATGCAAAAGACGCTCAAGCAACAACGCCATGGCGACGCGTGGGCCCATACCGTCGTATGCAAGCGGACCGCCTTGCCGGCGGAGACGTTGAGGAGTGGCGGCAGGTTTTTTGGCGCGATCCTGCTGGCTTTCGCGGCTGAGGCGCTGGTAATTCTTGCGTCGCTGCTGATCAAGCTCGCCAGCCAGCCGCGCCCTTAG
- the rsgA gene encoding ribosome small subunit-dependent GTPase A, whose protein sequence is MQLTRLGWNPLIASQFSEVAAPGIEPARVTLRHSQIYRVSAERGDLLAEVAGRLRHHATGAHELPAVGDWVAIKPAGAGKAIIRAVLPRSSKFSRKAAGRVSEEQVVAANVDTVLLVAGLDNDYSPRRIERYLVMAYESGAVPVVVLNKADLCPDAQIEARAAEVRSVALGVPVHIMSAAGGAGLEQLARYVVPGRTAALLGSSGVGKSTIINRLLGADALPTRPVREHDQTGRHATTHRELLIVPPGPLTPEGGLIIDTPGMRELQLWDAGEGMHAAFDEIQTLAAACRFSGCSHHGEPGCAVEQAVIAGGLAAERLESFRKLQRELAWQETRIDKWAELERKRKWKTIHKAARKYVKPRDSG, encoded by the coding sequence ATGCAACTCACGCGACTGGGTTGGAACCCGTTGATTGCATCGCAGTTTTCTGAGGTTGCCGCGCCCGGCATCGAGCCGGCGCGGGTCACGCTCCGCCACAGCCAGATCTATCGCGTCAGCGCCGAGCGCGGAGACCTGCTCGCCGAGGTCGCCGGACGCCTCCGCCACCACGCCACCGGTGCTCACGAACTACCCGCTGTCGGCGACTGGGTTGCCATCAAGCCCGCCGGCGCCGGCAAGGCCATCATCCGAGCGGTGCTGCCACGCTCGAGCAAGTTCTCGCGCAAGGCCGCCGGACGCGTGAGCGAGGAGCAGGTTGTCGCCGCCAACGTTGACACCGTGCTCCTCGTGGCCGGCCTCGACAACGACTACTCGCCCCGCCGCATCGAGCGCTATCTCGTCATGGCCTACGAGAGCGGAGCGGTACCCGTCGTGGTGCTGAACAAGGCCGACCTGTGCCCGGACGCTCAGATCGAAGCTCGCGCCGCCGAAGTCCGGTCGGTCGCGCTGGGCGTTCCCGTACACATCATGAGCGCCGCCGGCGGCGCGGGACTCGAGCAGCTCGCGCGTTATGTCGTTCCGGGCCGCACGGCGGCGCTGCTTGGCTCATCGGGCGTGGGCAAGAGCACCATCATCAACCGCCTGCTCGGCGCCGACGCTCTTCCCACGCGACCCGTTCGCGAGCATGACCAGACCGGCCGGCATGCCACGACGCATCGCGAGCTGCTGATCGTGCCGCCGGGCCCGCTCACCCCGGAAGGAGGCCTCATCATCGACACGCCGGGCATGCGCGAGCTCCAACTCTGGGACGCGGGCGAAGGCATGCACGCCGCGTTCGACGAAATCCAGACGCTCGCCGCCGCCTGCCGCTTCTCCGGCTGCTCGCATCACGGCGAGCCCGGCTGCGCCGTCGAGCAGGCCGTCATCGCCGGCGGCCTCGCCGCCGAACGCCTGGAAAGCTTCCGCAAACTGCAGCGTGAACTCGCGTGGCAGGAGACGCGCATTGACAAGTGGGCCGAGCTGGAGCGCAAGCGCAAGTGGAAGACGATCCACAAAGCGGCGAGGAAGTATGTGAAACCGAGGGACAGTGGATAG
- the rocF gene encoding arginase, with the protein MSAIQQSASIALPPTHHKKIRVIGVPLDLGASRRGVDMGPSAVRVAGLEARLESLGHIVEDAGNVNVAIAEQKKEGAPNAKYLKEITATCTKHAELVLKTLEAGKTPIVLGGDHSVAAGTVAGVAEFHRRKNEKIGLIWIDAHGDINTPETSPSGNVHGMPLAAIMGLGPPELANIFNFSPKIAPENCVLVGIRDIDQTERENIRRAGVEYFTMRDIDERGMRTVIEEALRIAGRETAGYHISLDMDWVDPEDAPGVGTPVRGGVTYREAHLAMEIIADHGRMTSFEVVEVNPVIDEHNRTASLAVELTLSAFGKKIL; encoded by the coding sequence ATGTCAGCTATTCAGCAGTCCGCGAGCATCGCCCTTCCGCCGACGCATCACAAGAAGATCCGCGTGATCGGCGTGCCCCTGGATCTGGGCGCGTCACGGCGTGGCGTGGACATGGGGCCGTCGGCGGTGCGGGTGGCGGGGCTGGAGGCGCGGCTGGAGTCGCTCGGTCACATCGTGGAAGACGCGGGCAACGTGAACGTCGCCATCGCCGAGCAGAAGAAAGAGGGCGCGCCCAACGCGAAGTACCTGAAGGAAATCACCGCCACGTGCACCAAGCACGCCGAACTGGTGCTGAAGACGCTCGAGGCAGGCAAGACGCCGATCGTGCTCGGCGGCGACCACTCGGTTGCGGCCGGAACGGTGGCGGGCGTGGCCGAGTTCCACCGGCGAAAGAACGAAAAGATCGGGCTCATCTGGATTGACGCGCACGGCGACATCAACACGCCGGAGACGTCGCCCAGCGGCAACGTGCACGGCATGCCGCTGGCGGCCATCATGGGGCTGGGCCCGCCGGAGCTGGCCAACATCTTCAATTTCTCGCCCAAGATCGCGCCGGAGAATTGCGTGCTCGTCGGCATCCGCGATATTGACCAGACCGAGCGCGAAAACATCCGCCGCGCCGGAGTGGAGTACTTCACCATGCGCGACATCGACGAGCGCGGCATGCGCACGGTGATCGAAGAGGCGCTGCGCATCGCCGGGCGCGAGACCGCGGGCTACCACATCTCGCTCGACATGGACTGGGTCGACCCCGAGGACGCGCCGGGTGTGGGCACGCCGGTGCGCGGCGGCGTCACCTACCGCGAGGCGCACCTGGCGATGGAGATCATCGCCGACCACGGCCGCATGACCAGCTTCGAGGTGGTCGAGGTCAACCCGGTGATCGACGAACACAACCGCACCGCCAGCCTGGCAGTGGAGCTGACGCTGAGCGCGTTCGGCAAGAAGATCCTCTAA
- a CDS encoding D-alanine--D-alanine ligase family protein: MKLAFVKKLRVGVLFGGRSGEHEVSLLSAASILKAIDKSKYDVVPIGITKEGKWLTAANAERLLDGKPPVEPRALRAGDPEATAGAAVLARGDAVVVPPVPVGDGGQALEAFETPRRRAEDRAIDVDVVFPVLHGTFGEDGTIQGLLELADIAYVGAGVLGSAAGMDKDVMKRLFREAGLPIVKHLTILRSEWEREPNVVRKKIEKALRYPVFVKPANLGSSVGISKVSERKQLAAAMDEAAKFDRKLIIEEGVGGTKGKAREIECSVLGNDAPEASVPGEIVPAADFYSYDAKYIDEGSRLVIPARLSRAQGKQVREMAVRAFQAVDGSGLGRVDFLMEPRSGKIYVNEINTMPGFTAISMYPKLWEASGLAYPKLIDRLIQLGLERHAEKKKNRYAR, translated from the coding sequence TTGAAACTGGCTTTCGTGAAGAAACTCCGGGTTGGTGTCCTGTTCGGGGGGCGCAGTGGGGAGCATGAGGTGTCGCTGCTCTCGGCCGCGTCCATTCTGAAGGCAATCGACAAGTCGAAGTACGACGTTGTTCCCATCGGTATCACCAAAGAAGGCAAGTGGCTGACGGCGGCCAACGCCGAGCGCCTGCTCGACGGCAAGCCGCCCGTTGAGCCGCGCGCGCTGCGCGCAGGCGATCCGGAGGCGACCGCCGGCGCGGCGGTGCTGGCGCGCGGCGATGCGGTGGTGGTCCCGCCGGTGCCGGTGGGCGATGGCGGGCAGGCGCTGGAGGCATTCGAGACACCGCGGCGCCGGGCCGAAGACCGGGCCATTGACGTGGACGTGGTGTTCCCCGTGCTGCACGGCACCTTCGGTGAAGACGGCACGATCCAGGGTCTGCTCGAGCTGGCCGACATTGCCTACGTCGGCGCGGGCGTGCTGGGTTCGGCGGCCGGCATGGACAAGGACGTGATGAAGCGCCTCTTCCGCGAGGCGGGGCTGCCGATCGTGAAGCACCTCACCATCCTGCGCAGCGAGTGGGAGCGGGAACCGAATGTCGTCCGCAAGAAGATCGAAAAAGCGCTGCGCTATCCCGTTTTCGTGAAGCCGGCCAATTTGGGATCGTCGGTGGGAATTTCCAAGGTCAGCGAGCGCAAACAGCTGGCTGCCGCGATGGACGAAGCCGCGAAGTTCGATCGTAAGCTGATCATCGAAGAGGGTGTTGGAGGCACGAAAGGCAAGGCCCGCGAAATCGAGTGCTCGGTGCTGGGCAATGATGCGCCCGAGGCCTCGGTGCCCGGCGAGATCGTGCCCGCGGCCGACTTCTACAGTTACGACGCCAAGTACATTGACGAGGGATCGAGGCTGGTGATTCCGGCCAGGCTCTCGCGGGCGCAGGGCAAGCAGGTGCGCGAAATGGCGGTGCGCGCCTTCCAGGCGGTGGATGGCTCGGGACTGGGACGCGTGGATTTTCTGATGGAGCCGAGGTCGGGGAAGATCTACGTGAACGAGATCAACACCATGCCGGGTTTTACGGCGATCAGCATGTATCCCAAGCTGTGGGAGGCGTCAGGCCTGGCGTATCCGAAGCTGATTGACCGGCTGATTCAGCTTGGCCTGGAGCGGCACGCCGAAAAAAAGAAGAACCGGTACGCACGGTAA
- a CDS encoding bifunctional 5,10-methylenetetrahydrofolate dehydrogenase/5,10-methenyltetrahydrofolate cyclohydrolase, whose translation MSAILLDGEKAAAQIKAEAAEHVREMAAQGMRPGLAVILVGHNPASEIYVRGKIKASEQVGIYSEQITPPESVTTQELLEAVDDLNRREEIDGILVQLPLPAQVDAKRVLLAVSPDKDVDGFHPMNVGRLSTQRPGLVPCTPAGIMELLRRNSIEVQGRNAVVVGRSDIVGKPMAMLLINANATVTVCHSKTRDLPGVCRSADILVAAIGRAGMITRDFVRPGATVVDVGMNRVTDRAEFERLFAGNGKKAEQFANKGSVLVGDVHPEVAEVAGALTPVPGGVGPLTIAMLMSNTVKAARLRREKEAAEAGEASAPVTAGGRR comes from the coding sequence ATGTCAGCGATCCTTCTGGATGGAGAAAAAGCGGCAGCGCAGATCAAGGCTGAGGCGGCCGAGCACGTGCGCGAGATGGCGGCGCAGGGAATGCGGCCCGGGTTGGCGGTAATCCTGGTTGGGCACAATCCTGCATCGGAGATCTACGTTCGCGGCAAGATCAAGGCAAGCGAGCAGGTCGGAATCTACAGCGAGCAGATCACGCCACCCGAGTCGGTGACCACGCAGGAGCTGCTGGAGGCGGTGGACGATCTGAACCGGCGCGAGGAGATTGACGGGATCCTCGTGCAGCTTCCATTGCCGGCGCAGGTGGACGCCAAGAGAGTTCTGCTGGCGGTTTCGCCCGACAAGGACGTGGACGGCTTCCATCCGATGAACGTGGGCCGGCTCTCGACGCAGCGTCCCGGGCTGGTTCCATGTACGCCGGCGGGGATCATGGAACTGCTGCGGCGGAACAGCATCGAAGTTCAAGGCCGCAACGCGGTGGTAGTCGGACGGAGCGACATTGTGGGCAAGCCGATGGCGATGCTCCTGATCAACGCCAATGCGACCGTGACGGTGTGCCACTCGAAAACGCGCGACCTGCCCGGCGTGTGCCGCTCGGCAGACATCCTGGTGGCAGCGATTGGACGCGCGGGCATGATCACGCGCGATTTCGTTCGCCCGGGCGCCACGGTGGTGGACGTGGGCATGAACCGCGTGACTGACCGCGCCGAGTTCGAGCGCCTTTTTGCCGGGAACGGGAAGAAGGCCGAGCAGTTCGCAAACAAGGGAAGCGTACTCGTGGGCGATGTACATCCCGAGGTGGCCGAAGTTGCCGGCGCGCTCACGCCGGTGCCTGGCGGAGTTGGGCCGCTGACCATTGCAATGCTGATGTCGAACACGGTGAAGGCGGCGCGGCTGCGCCGCGAGAAAGAAGCCGCGGAAGCAGGGGAGGCTTCCGCGCCGGTCACCGCCGGCGGGCGGCGCTGA
- the ggt gene encoding gamma-glutamyltransferase: MKPIRPISAVVTVLLLSSAALAAGVRPEHASKAMVVSVHELASRAGVEMMQAGGNAVDAAVATGFALAVVHPVAGNIGGGGFLLMRMANGEARFLDFREKAPARATANMYLDAEGNVIKDASTVGYKASGVPGSVAGLAYAQKKWGKLPLARVMQPAIRLAREGYALSYNDASSFRNRRLTEFPESKRIFQREGNYYQQGDIFRQPELAKTLERIAANPDEFYHGALAKEIAAAVQQGGGLITTEDLAAYEVKERSPVRGTYRGLEIIGAPPPSSGGVALIEALNILEGYDLRAMGAGSADAIHVTTEAMRRAFFDRSEFMGDPDFAKVPVASLVDKKYGAAWRDSIAPQRATLSAGLRRPEAFHDLDRVASFAAAGAEPSETTHYSVVDEDGNAVAVTTTLNSGFGSKVTLPGLGFLMNDEMDDFATKPGVPNSYGLIQGPANAIGPGKRPLSAMTPTIVLKDGKLFLVLGSPGGPRIISTVLNILTGVVDHGLNIQEAVNAPRFHHQYLPDLLYMERTGFSPDTQRILEQRGHHIVTVEKDSPSGRWSDGECIMIDPKNGERLGASDPRNDTGKAVGY, translated from the coding sequence TTGAAGCCGATCCGGCCAATTTCAGCCGTAGTTACGGTGCTGCTGCTCAGCTCGGCAGCGCTGGCCGCGGGCGTGCGTCCCGAGCACGCGTCGAAGGCGATGGTGGTGAGCGTGCACGAGTTGGCCTCCCGCGCCGGGGTCGAGATGATGCAGGCGGGCGGCAACGCGGTGGATGCGGCGGTCGCTACAGGATTTGCGCTCGCCGTGGTGCACCCGGTGGCCGGGAACATTGGCGGTGGCGGATTCCTGCTGATGCGCATGGCGAACGGCGAAGCGCGCTTCCTCGACTTTCGTGAGAAGGCGCCCGCGCGGGCCACCGCGAACATGTATCTGGACGCCGAAGGCAACGTCATCAAAGATGCAAGCACGGTGGGATACAAAGCGTCGGGCGTGCCCGGCTCGGTCGCCGGACTGGCGTACGCACAAAAGAAGTGGGGCAAGCTGCCGCTCGCCCGCGTGATGCAGCCGGCCATCCGGCTGGCGCGCGAAGGCTACGCGCTGAGTTACAACGACGCGTCGAGCTTCCGGAACAGGCGCCTGACCGAGTTCCCCGAGTCGAAGCGGATTTTCCAGCGCGAGGGGAATTACTACCAGCAGGGAGACATCTTCCGTCAGCCGGAGCTGGCCAAGACGCTGGAGAGGATCGCAGCCAATCCCGATGAGTTCTATCACGGTGCGCTGGCGAAAGAGATTGCCGCGGCAGTGCAACAGGGCGGCGGCCTCATCACGACGGAAGACCTGGCAGCCTATGAAGTGAAGGAGCGTTCGCCGGTGCGCGGCACCTATCGCGGGCTGGAGATCATTGGCGCGCCGCCGCCCTCGTCGGGCGGCGTGGCGCTGATTGAGGCGCTGAACATCCTGGAAGGCTACGACCTGCGCGCGATGGGCGCCGGGTCGGCCGATGCGATCCACGTCACGACGGAGGCGATGCGGCGTGCGTTTTTCGATCGTTCGGAGTTCATGGGCGATCCGGATTTCGCGAAGGTCCCTGTGGCGTCGCTGGTTGACAAGAAGTACGGGGCGGCTTGGCGCGACTCGATCGCGCCGCAGCGCGCGACGCTGAGCGCCGGCCTGCGGCGTCCGGAAGCGTTTCACGATCTGGATCGCGTGGCGTCGTTCGCGGCTGCGGGCGCAGAGCCGAGCGAGACGACCCACTACTCCGTGGTTGACGAGGACGGCAACGCGGTCGCGGTCACGACCACGCTGAACAGCGGATTCGGATCGAAGGTCACGCTGCCGGGGCTCGGCTTCCTGATGAATGACGAGATGGATGACTTCGCGACCAAGCCAGGCGTGCCGAATTCCTACGGGCTCATCCAGGGGCCGGCGAACGCGATCGGGCCGGGAAAGCGTCCGCTTTCGGCGATGACGCCGACCATCGTGTTGAAAGACGGCAAGTTGTTCCTGGTGCTCGGTTCGCCGGGCGGGCCGCGCATCATCTCGACCGTGCTGAACATTCTCACCGGCGTGGTGGACCACGGGCTGAACATCCAGGAGGCGGTGAACGCGCCTCGCTTCCATCATCAATATCTGCCCGATCTGCTCTACATGGAGCGCACCGGGTTTTCGCCCGACACGCAGCGCATCCTGGAGCAGCGCGGCCATCACATCGTGACGGTGGAGAAGGATTCGCCGAGCGGGCGATGGAGCGACGGTGAGTGCATCATGATTGATCCCAAGAACGGGGAGCGGCTGGGGGCCAGCGATCCGCGCAACGATACCGGGAAGGCGGTGGGCTACTGA
- a CDS encoding sugar phosphate isomerase/epimerase family protein, translated as MIRAASTYVFVKQRLHPGLLDQLARGGAEAVEIFGARGHFDYTDRGHVREIAAWFQSTGVTFNSMHSPMHGDYDWGRDGSEPVNIVDREKRRRIESMDEIKRAIEVAEVAPFRFLVQHVGTGGERFDPRKFEAAITAIEHLRAFARPLGVTLLVENIPNELSAPDKLVELLDTAHFADVGVCFDVGHAHIMSSVAEAFGILKPRIRSTHVHDNARDRDAHLWPGEGSIDWTEAMSLLRSAPHVPPLLFEIEGGEKQDVANKSAEAFSRLEHAASAGSSAAKR; from the coding sequence ATGATTCGGGCCGCGTCCACTTACGTGTTCGTGAAGCAGCGGCTGCATCCCGGGCTGCTCGATCAATTGGCGCGCGGCGGGGCCGAGGCGGTCGAAATATTCGGGGCGCGCGGGCACTTCGACTACACCGACCGCGGGCACGTCCGTGAAATTGCCGCCTGGTTCCAGTCCACCGGAGTGACATTCAACTCCATGCACTCGCCCATGCACGGCGATTACGACTGGGGACGCGACGGGTCGGAGCCGGTGAACATTGTCGATCGGGAGAAGCGGCGGCGGATCGAGAGCATGGACGAAATCAAGCGCGCCATCGAGGTGGCCGAGGTCGCGCCGTTCCGCTTCCTGGTGCAGCACGTGGGCACGGGCGGCGAACGCTTCGATCCGCGGAAGTTTGAAGCGGCGATCACGGCGATCGAGCACCTGCGTGCGTTCGCGCGCCCCCTGGGGGTGACGCTGCTGGTGGAGAACATCCCGAACGAACTGTCGGCGCCCGACAAACTCGTTGAGCTGCTCGATACGGCGCACTTTGCCGATGTGGGCGTGTGTTTCGACGTCGGGCATGCGCACATCATGAGCAGCGTGGCGGAGGCGTTCGGCATTCTGAAGCCGCGCATCCGCTCCACCCACGTTCACGACAACGCGCGCGATCGCGACGCGCACCTGTGGCCGGGCGAGGGCTCGATCGACTGGACCGAAGCGATGTCGCTGCTGCGCTCGGCGCCGCACGTGCCGCCGCTGCTGTTCGAAATCGAAGGCGGCGAAAAGCAGGACGTCGCGAACAAGTCCGCCGAAGCATTCAGCCGGCTGGAACATGCGGCCAGCGCCGGATCCAGCGCGGCGAAGCGCTAG